One genomic region from Chrysemys picta bellii isolate R12L10 chromosome 18, ASM1138683v2, whole genome shotgun sequence encodes:
- the RABEPK gene encoding rab9 effector protein with kelch motifs isoform X1 yields the protein MRPKLLPVLEPGAVPQRATWYTLVPLGESPSARVGHNCLYLPPVPTAGKGKVVIVGGADPNGSFSDAHIIDLDRHQWAMPGWVGLLPRYEHATFIPTSSPTSLWVFGGADQSGNRNCVQVLNLETGIWESPKVTGTQPLPRTFHTSSAAIGDRLYVLGGGDKGAEPVKDPQLHVFDTATLTWSQPEVHGNPPSPRHGHVVVAVGTKLFIHGGLSGDKFYNDLFCIDTNDMRWEKLPAAGDVPGGRAAHSAAAFGDHLYIFGGMDPTGALDTMYKYHIENRQWTLLEFDSPLPPGRLDHSMCIVPWQVCVNVKNRDSEAVTSRNTIGKEATETVSDEGDSDQKKRIGKDCTEDKLMYLFLIFGGMDTQGEIHRDCIVNLIK from the exons ATGAGGCCGAAGCTGCTGCCGGTTCTGGAGCCTGGAGCTGTCCCCCAAAGGGCCACATG GTACACACTTGTTCCCCTTGGAGAAAGCCCTAGTGCACGCGTTGGCCATAACTGCTTATATTTGCCTCCAGTCCCAACCGCTGGGAAAGGCAAAGTGGTCATCGTCGGGGGAGCAGACCCCAATGGCAGCTTCTCCGATGCCCACATCATAGATCTGG ATAGACACCAGTGGGCAATGCCTGGTTGGGTGGGCCTGTTGCCTCGATATGAACATGCCACCTTCATTCCCACAAGCAGCCCCACTAGCCTCTGGGTGTTTGGAGGGGCTGACCAGTCTGGAAATAGAAACTGTGTTCAAGTGCTGAATCTAG AAACAGGAATCTGGGAAAGTCCTAAAGTGACTGGGACTCAACCACTCCCTAGGACATTCCACACGTCATCAGCGGCTATAGGAGACCGGCTTTATGTTCTTGGAGGGGGAGATAAAGGAGCAGAGCCCGTTAAAGATCCACAACTTCACGTGTTTGACACAG CCACTTTGACTTGGTCGCAGCCAGAAGTACATGGTAATCCTCCCTCACCTCGGCATGGCCATGTGGTGGTTGCAGTTGGGACCAAGCTTTTCATACATGGTGGGTTATCTGGTGATAAATTTTACAATGATCTGTTCTGCATTGATACAA ATGATATGAGATGGGAAAAGTTACCAGCTGCTGGTGATGTCCCAGGAGGACGGGCAGctcactcagctgctgccttTGGAGACCATCTGTACATTTTTGGTGGAATGGACCCAACTGGGGCACTGGATACAATGTATAAATACCACATAG AAAACCGACAATGGACGCTATTAGAATTTGATTCTCCTTTGCCCCCTGGAAGGTTGGACCATTCCATGTGCATCGTTCCATGGCAAGTATGTGTCAATGTTAAGAACAGAGATTCAGAAGCTGTAACCAGCAGAAATACAATCGGGAAGGAAGCAACTGAAACAGTCAGTGATGAGGGGGACTCTGATCAGAAAAAACGAATAGGAAAAGACTGCACAGAAGACAAATtgatgtatttgtttttaatatttggtGGGATGGATACTCAAGGGGAGATTCACAGGGACTGTATTGTGAATCTGATTAAGTAA
- the RABEPK gene encoding rab9 effector protein with kelch motifs isoform X2 gives MRPKLLPVLEPGAVPQRATWYTLVPLGESPSARVGHNCLYLPPVPTAGKGKVVIVGGADPNGSFSDAHIIDLDRHQWAMPGWVGLLPRYEHATFIPTSSPTSLWVFGGADQSGNRNCVQVLNLETGIWESPKVTGTQPLPRTFHTSSAAIGDRLYVLGGGDKGAEPVKDPQLHVFDTATLTWSQPEVHGNPPSPRHGHVVVAVGTKLFIHGGLSGDKFYNDLFCIDTKNRQWTLLEFDSPLPPGRLDHSMCIVPWQVCVNVKNRDSEAVTSRNTIGKEATETVSDEGDSDQKKRIGKDCTEDKLMYLFLIFGGMDTQGEIHRDCIVNLIK, from the exons ATGAGGCCGAAGCTGCTGCCGGTTCTGGAGCCTGGAGCTGTCCCCCAAAGGGCCACATG GTACACACTTGTTCCCCTTGGAGAAAGCCCTAGTGCACGCGTTGGCCATAACTGCTTATATTTGCCTCCAGTCCCAACCGCTGGGAAAGGCAAAGTGGTCATCGTCGGGGGAGCAGACCCCAATGGCAGCTTCTCCGATGCCCACATCATAGATCTGG ATAGACACCAGTGGGCAATGCCTGGTTGGGTGGGCCTGTTGCCTCGATATGAACATGCCACCTTCATTCCCACAAGCAGCCCCACTAGCCTCTGGGTGTTTGGAGGGGCTGACCAGTCTGGAAATAGAAACTGTGTTCAAGTGCTGAATCTAG AAACAGGAATCTGGGAAAGTCCTAAAGTGACTGGGACTCAACCACTCCCTAGGACATTCCACACGTCATCAGCGGCTATAGGAGACCGGCTTTATGTTCTTGGAGGGGGAGATAAAGGAGCAGAGCCCGTTAAAGATCCACAACTTCACGTGTTTGACACAG CCACTTTGACTTGGTCGCAGCCAGAAGTACATGGTAATCCTCCCTCACCTCGGCATGGCCATGTGGTGGTTGCAGTTGGGACCAAGCTTTTCATACATGGTGGGTTATCTGGTGATAAATTTTACAATGATCTGTTCTGCATTGATACAA AAAACCGACAATGGACGCTATTAGAATTTGATTCTCCTTTGCCCCCTGGAAGGTTGGACCATTCCATGTGCATCGTTCCATGGCAAGTATGTGTCAATGTTAAGAACAGAGATTCAGAAGCTGTAACCAGCAGAAATACAATCGGGAAGGAAGCAACTGAAACAGTCAGTGATGAGGGGGACTCTGATCAGAAAAAACGAATAGGAAAAGACTGCACAGAAGACAAATtgatgtatttgtttttaatatttggtGGGATGGATACTCAAGGGGAGATTCACAGGGACTGTATTGTGAATCTGATTAAGTAA
- the RABEPK gene encoding rab9 effector protein with kelch motifs isoform X3 — MRPKLLPVLEPGAVPQRATWYTLVPLGESPSARVGHNCLYLPPVPTAGKGKVVIVGGADPNGSFSDAHIIDLETGIWESPKVTGTQPLPRTFHTSSAAIGDRLYVLGGGDKGAEPVKDPQLHVFDTATLTWSQPEVHGNPPSPRHGHVVVAVGTKLFIHGGLSGDKFYNDLFCIDTNDMRWEKLPAAGDVPGGRAAHSAAAFGDHLYIFGGMDPTGALDTMYKYHIENRQWTLLEFDSPLPPGRLDHSMCIVPWQVCVNVKNRDSEAVTSRNTIGKEATETVSDEGDSDQKKRIGKDCTEDKLMYLFLIFGGMDTQGEIHRDCIVNLIK, encoded by the exons ATGAGGCCGAAGCTGCTGCCGGTTCTGGAGCCTGGAGCTGTCCCCCAAAGGGCCACATG GTACACACTTGTTCCCCTTGGAGAAAGCCCTAGTGCACGCGTTGGCCATAACTGCTTATATTTGCCTCCAGTCCCAACCGCTGGGAAAGGCAAAGTGGTCATCGTCGGGGGAGCAGACCCCAATGGCAGCTTCTCCGATGCCCACATCATAGATCTGG AAACAGGAATCTGGGAAAGTCCTAAAGTGACTGGGACTCAACCACTCCCTAGGACATTCCACACGTCATCAGCGGCTATAGGAGACCGGCTTTATGTTCTTGGAGGGGGAGATAAAGGAGCAGAGCCCGTTAAAGATCCACAACTTCACGTGTTTGACACAG CCACTTTGACTTGGTCGCAGCCAGAAGTACATGGTAATCCTCCCTCACCTCGGCATGGCCATGTGGTGGTTGCAGTTGGGACCAAGCTTTTCATACATGGTGGGTTATCTGGTGATAAATTTTACAATGATCTGTTCTGCATTGATACAA ATGATATGAGATGGGAAAAGTTACCAGCTGCTGGTGATGTCCCAGGAGGACGGGCAGctcactcagctgctgccttTGGAGACCATCTGTACATTTTTGGTGGAATGGACCCAACTGGGGCACTGGATACAATGTATAAATACCACATAG AAAACCGACAATGGACGCTATTAGAATTTGATTCTCCTTTGCCCCCTGGAAGGTTGGACCATTCCATGTGCATCGTTCCATGGCAAGTATGTGTCAATGTTAAGAACAGAGATTCAGAAGCTGTAACCAGCAGAAATACAATCGGGAAGGAAGCAACTGAAACAGTCAGTGATGAGGGGGACTCTGATCAGAAAAAACGAATAGGAAAAGACTGCACAGAAGACAAATtgatgtatttgtttttaatatttggtGGGATGGATACTCAAGGGGAGATTCACAGGGACTGTATTGTGAATCTGATTAAGTAA